One window from the genome of Hyphomonas neptunium ATCC 15444 encodes:
- a CDS encoding TonB-dependent receptor domain-containing protein — MEKNVIVKSLLNTCALAALASALIAPLGVAQEQDEPAATLPVTEDETATLETVVITGSRIRRDVASTPAPVVTFGEAAFEERGLVSAGDALNEITSLRPQLNQAAGDGTSSGSGQQYPELFGLGTGRTLTLVNGRRFATTSSGLGDAQVDANIIPTGLISRIEVVQAGGAAVYGSDAIAGVVNYILKDDFDGVELDLQYGDNELGNYEQITGRITAGKNFGGGRGNVALNLEASTTPVLRFSDFPESNRSRITQGNPDDTGPDDGIPSLQEVIPAYFWNFNGNGVIFNAPAPPPFLMTTVNGAPAQFAPDGSVIPYNPGNILGIPFAEGGDGTRYSDLAGLRTGVERFTGNLIGHYDISDNLRLNTELLYAQTTGESVPQGYARTVLNQTSPSLGAIMFTRNNPFLTQSAIDTLSAANPGFGAGAPLWLSRNFYNGLFPDNVQENETTTWRALAGLEGDFDAAGRNFYWSASASYADVSGEESFWDANFANFNRAVNAVSDGAGGIVCAINADADTTNDDPSCAPLNPFGAGNISEAASRYVSARNGFEYNNEQVDLLATIGTQLFTLPAGAVDVVLAYEHRREEASFTPFEANQLGLVGTGSMEEPSSGKYNTNEYSAEVLVPIIGGDLTLPGVQALDVSGTYRFVDNSIAGEESVWSLGSRWEVTDGVTFRVTRSRNFRAPTLEQLFAPQSTVLANGGFDPCDADRIDAGPNPATRRANCEAEWAANPQYGDLATFQNPAENFSVTSVLTGGNADLLNEVSETTTFGVVLDNFIVPGLTVAADRIEIDLTDGLSAFTTADFMATCYDSTPQPAAICSAFTRLQAADGSDPAGTTATGRTTTFNAGEITFRGEVYYVNYGFDLNDLFSGATGDVTLGLEATHMAKLNTSVTGTSFTRSDNTVQRPDWTARFNAAYSTGPLRLSYQMDYLDDVLARPDATIENDPNPEIDANYVHSLSALYELREGLTLRAGVTNMFDEGPSYPTFVHGDILGRRYFAGVNYRF, encoded by the coding sequence ATGGAGAAGAATGTGATCGTGAAGAGCCTGTTGAATACGTGCGCTCTGGCCGCCCTGGCGTCAGCCCTGATTGCACCGCTCGGCGTTGCGCAGGAGCAGGACGAGCCAGCGGCGACCTTGCCGGTAACCGAGGACGAGACCGCGACGCTGGAAACGGTTGTCATTACCGGCTCGCGTATCCGCCGCGATGTGGCCTCGACGCCCGCGCCGGTTGTGACCTTTGGCGAAGCGGCGTTTGAAGAGCGCGGCCTGGTCAGCGCCGGCGATGCGCTCAACGAGATCACCTCGCTGCGGCCTCAGCTGAACCAGGCGGCTGGCGATGGCACCAGCTCTGGCTCAGGCCAGCAATATCCGGAGCTTTTCGGTCTTGGCACCGGCCGTACCCTGACGCTGGTCAATGGCCGCCGCTTTGCGACGACGTCCAGTGGTCTCGGTGACGCGCAGGTTGACGCCAACATCATTCCGACCGGGCTCATCAGCCGGATCGAAGTGGTGCAGGCAGGCGGCGCGGCTGTCTATGGCTCTGACGCAATCGCAGGGGTTGTGAACTACATTCTGAAGGACGATTTCGACGGCGTTGAGCTCGATCTTCAGTATGGCGACAATGAACTTGGCAATTACGAGCAGATCACGGGCCGCATCACGGCAGGCAAGAATTTCGGGGGCGGCCGCGGCAACGTTGCGCTGAACCTGGAAGCTTCGACGACACCGGTTCTGCGCTTCAGTGATTTCCCCGAATCCAATCGCTCGCGCATTACACAGGGCAATCCGGATGATACCGGCCCCGACGACGGCATCCCCTCGCTGCAGGAAGTGATCCCGGCCTATTTCTGGAATTTCAACGGCAATGGCGTCATCTTCAACGCGCCGGCGCCGCCGCCCTTCCTGATGACCACGGTGAATGGCGCTCCGGCACAATTTGCGCCGGACGGCTCGGTCATCCCCTACAATCCCGGCAACATTCTGGGTATTCCGTTTGCCGAAGGCGGCGATGGTACGCGCTATAGCGATCTGGCTGGTCTTCGGACCGGCGTTGAGCGCTTCACCGGCAACCTGATCGGCCATTACGACATTTCCGACAATCTGCGCCTCAACACAGAGCTGCTTTATGCGCAGACAACAGGCGAAAGCGTGCCGCAGGGCTATGCCCGCACGGTGCTGAACCAGACGAGCCCGTCACTGGGCGCGATCATGTTCACGCGGAACAATCCGTTCCTGACGCAGTCGGCGATTGACACGCTGAGCGCGGCCAATCCGGGCTTTGGCGCGGGCGCGCCGCTCTGGCTGTCGCGCAATTTCTATAATGGTCTGTTTCCGGACAATGTTCAGGAGAATGAGACGACCACCTGGCGCGCGCTTGCCGGCCTGGAAGGCGATTTCGATGCGGCAGGGCGTAACTTCTACTGGAGCGCTTCGGCCAGCTACGCGGATGTGAGTGGTGAAGAAAGCTTCTGGGATGCCAACTTCGCCAACTTCAACCGCGCCGTAAATGCCGTCAGCGATGGGGCAGGCGGTATCGTCTGCGCAATCAACGCCGACGCCGATACGACCAATGATGACCCCTCCTGTGCTCCGCTCAACCCCTTCGGCGCGGGCAATATCAGCGAAGCTGCCTCGCGCTATGTTTCGGCGCGTAACGGGTTTGAGTACAACAACGAGCAGGTCGATCTGCTCGCCACCATCGGCACCCAGCTCTTCACGCTGCCTGCCGGCGCCGTTGATGTGGTGCTGGCCTATGAGCACCGCCGGGAGGAAGCCTCGTTCACCCCGTTTGAGGCCAATCAGCTGGGCCTGGTAGGCACCGGTTCGATGGAAGAGCCAAGCTCGGGCAAATACAACACGAACGAATATTCGGCTGAGGTGCTTGTGCCGATCATCGGCGGTGACCTGACATTGCCAGGCGTGCAGGCGCTCGACGTAAGCGGCACGTATCGTTTCGTCGACAACTCCATTGCGGGCGAAGAGTCCGTTTGGAGCCTCGGCTCCCGCTGGGAAGTTACCGATGGCGTGACCTTCCGCGTGACCCGCAGCCGGAACTTCCGGGCACCGACACTGGAGCAACTGTTTGCGCCCCAGAGCACCGTTCTGGCCAATGGCGGATTTGATCCCTGCGATGCAGACCGCATTGATGCAGGGCCAAACCCGGCCACACGCCGCGCCAATTGCGAAGCCGAATGGGCCGCCAATCCGCAGTATGGCGATCTTGCCACCTTCCAGAACCCGGCTGAGAACTTCTCGGTGACCAGTGTTCTGACCGGCGGCAATGCCGACCTGCTGAACGAAGTTTCCGAGACGACCACTTTCGGCGTTGTTCTGGACAACTTCATTGTGCCCGGCCTGACCGTTGCGGCAGACCGGATCGAGATCGATCTGACCGACGGCCTCTCGGCTTTCACCACGGCTGATTTCATGGCGACCTGCTATGACAGCACGCCTCAGCCAGCGGCTATCTGTTCGGCGTTCACACGTCTTCAGGCTGCGGATGGATCTGACCCGGCCGGCACGACAGCAACCGGCCGAACGACGACATTCAATGCGGGTGAAATCACCTTCCGCGGCGAAGTGTATTACGTGAACTACGGCTTCGACCTGAACGACCTTTTCAGCGGCGCGACCGGGGACGTGACACTCGGCCTGGAAGCTACGCATATGGCGAAGCTCAATACGTCCGTCACGGGCACAAGCTTCACACGGTCGGACAATACTGTTCAGCGCCCGGACTGGACGGCACGTTTCAACGCGGCCTATTCCACCGGCCCGCTGCGCCTGAGCTATCAGATGGATTACCTCGACGACGTGCTGGCACGGCCGGACGCGACCATCGAGAACGATCCCAACCCGGAGATTGACGCAAACTACGTCCACTCTCTCTCAGCGCTCTACGAACTTCGCGAAGGGCTGACGCTGCGCGCGGGCGTGACCAACATGTTCGATGAAGGCCCATCCTACCCGACCTTCGTGCATGGCGATATTCTCGGCCGCCGCTACTTTGCTGGTGTGAACTATCGCTTCTAA
- a CDS encoding APC family permease: MSDAPPAADGLKRNVGLFGVVSLGLGTAVGVSIFSILAPAAAVAGPAMLVSMVIAIVPMIVFALIYSFMGAAAPATGASFEWPRRFVHPFAGFIISWMRIAGSTAALIVLTMVLVSYMSSLIALPTKLVMFGIFAAIFLINLAGVSFVARSQAVMLVILLATCAVFVFGGAGHVEPANFQPFADKGILGILAAIPLLISLFLGIESATEVGGEVRNPRRNIPLGIGISVALTAAIYFGVAVIAIGILGAAALGASSAPLLDAALVSLGEGGRALILVCAFVAIGSSINATFVIMTRFLYAMSRAGMLPSFLGKTNEARGIPQNAVFLAFGLCCLGLFMPQNLVFLFLAVNIPTILKYAATCLAAIGLCRREPELRAAASFSLPANIVYALAGAGIVLGFLIILLGISADWRPYVLLGGWATLGIAYYLFYLRPRGAGTAP; this comes from the coding sequence ATGTCTGATGCCCCGCCTGCTGCCGATGGCCTGAAGCGCAATGTCGGCCTGTTCGGCGTTGTGTCGCTGGGGCTCGGGACGGCGGTGGGGGTGTCGATCTTCTCGATCCTGGCGCCGGCAGCCGCCGTGGCTGGGCCAGCCATGCTGGTGTCGATGGTGATTGCCATTGTGCCGATGATTGTCTTTGCGCTGATCTATTCCTTCATGGGCGCCGCGGCGCCAGCGACGGGTGCTTCATTTGAATGGCCCCGGCGGTTTGTGCATCCTTTCGCGGGGTTTATCATCAGCTGGATGCGGATTGCCGGCAGCACAGCAGCGCTGATCGTGCTGACAATGGTGCTGGTATCCTACATGTCGTCCCTGATTGCCTTGCCCACAAAGCTGGTGATGTTTGGCATTTTTGCCGCGATATTCCTGATAAATCTGGCAGGCGTTTCGTTTGTGGCGCGCAGCCAGGCCGTGATGCTGGTGATCCTGCTGGCCACGTGCGCGGTATTCGTGTTTGGCGGGGCGGGGCATGTTGAGCCAGCCAATTTCCAGCCCTTCGCGGACAAGGGCATTCTGGGCATTCTGGCCGCCATTCCCCTGCTGATCTCCCTGTTCCTGGGCATTGAGAGTGCGACGGAAGTGGGCGGGGAAGTGCGCAATCCGCGGCGGAATATCCCGCTGGGCATCGGCATTTCAGTGGCACTGACGGCGGCGATCTATTTCGGGGTAGCGGTCATCGCGATCGGCATTCTGGGCGCCGCTGCGCTGGGCGCGTCGTCTGCGCCGCTGCTGGACGCGGCGCTGGTCTCGCTTGGTGAGGGCGGGCGGGCGCTCATTCTGGTCTGCGCTTTTGTGGCCATTGGCAGCTCGATCAATGCCACTTTCGTCATCATGACGCGGTTTCTCTATGCGATGTCGCGGGCAGGGATGCTGCCATCCTTCCTGGGCAAGACGAATGAGGCGCGGGGTATTCCGCAGAACGCCGTTTTCCTCGCTTTTGGTCTCTGCTGCCTCGGCCTGTTTATGCCGCAGAACCTCGTTTTTCTGTTCCTCGCGGTGAACATTCCGACGATCCTGAAATATGCCGCGACCTGTCTTGCTGCGATTGGTCTCTGCCGCCGGGAGCCGGAGCTGCGCGCCGCCGCTTCGTTCAGCCTGCCAGCGAACATTGTTTATGCGCTGGCCGGGGCCGGTATCGTTCTGGGGTTCCTGATTATCCTTTTGGGCATTTCGGCTGACTGGCGCCCCTATGTCCTGTTGGGGGGCTGGGCCACGCTGGGGATCGCCTACTATCTCTTCTATCTGCGTCCGCGCGGGGCCGGGACAGCGCCTTAA